GGACATGAGGAAGTTACCATTGCCGCGCTGAAACGGGATATCTCCGTGATTTTGGAAAAGCCCTTCACCGGTTATTTAGGCGATGACACCGACGATTTCCACGGCGATCATTTTCCGAAAGAGGACGCCCTCAACCAGGGGTTGGCGAGTGTAGAACGCATGTTGGAGGCGGAACGAAACAGTAAGGGTCAAATCTTTTACGCAGAAAACTGGGTTTATGCGCCGTCCATTCAGCGCGAACGGGAAA
This genomic window from Candidatus Hydrogenedentota bacterium contains:
- a CDS encoding Gfo/Idh/MocA family oxidoreductase, with the translated sequence MFNKKTVRSGIVGAGFSARFHYEALRRVHGVHVDLRGVYALDQEQAAVYAQERGITHFETLDALLDKVELIHCCVLVAGHEEVTIAALKRDISVILEKPFTGYLGDDTDDFHGDHFPKEDALNQGLASVERMLEAERNSKGQIFYAENWVYAPSIQRERE